A DNA window from Sulfitobacter sp. BSw21498 contains the following coding sequences:
- the rpsQ gene encoding 30S ribosomal protein S17, with translation MPKRILTGTVTSDANEQTVTVSVERRFTHPVLKKTIRKSKKYRAHDENNTFKVGDSVRIIECAPKSKTKRWEVLQAAEA, from the coding sequence ATGCCCAAACGTATCCTAACAGGCACCGTGACAAGCGATGCCAACGAACAGACAGTAACCGTATCCGTAGAGCGTCGCTTTACACACCCGGTTCTGAAGAAAACCATCCGTAAGTCCAAAAAGTACCGGGCTCACGATGAGAACAACACATTCAAAGTGGGCGACAGCGTTCGCATCATCGAATGTGCACCAAAGTCGAAAACCAAACGTTGGGAAGTGCTGCAAG
- the rpmC gene encoding 50S ribosomal protein L29 translates to MNAKELHDKTPDQLRDELVNLKKESFNLRFQQATGQLENAARLKTVKRDVARVKTVLNQKAAAAASAE, encoded by the coding sequence ATGAACGCCAAAGAACTACACGACAAGACGCCGGACCAGCTCCGGGATGAGCTTGTTAACCTCAAGAAAGAATCCTTCAACCTGCGTTTTCAGCAAGCCACTGGCCAGCTGGAAAATGCCGCACGTTTGAAGACCGTTAAGCGTGACGTCGCACGTGTCAAAACCGTTCTTAACCAGAAAGCCGCTGCCGCGGCATCTGCAGAATAA
- the rplP gene encoding 50S ribosomal protein L16 gives MLQPKRTKFRKQHKGRIKGLAKGGSDLNFGTYGLKALEPERVTARQIEAARRAMTRHMKRQGRVWIRIFPDVPVTAKPIEVRMGKGKGSVDRWVCKVKPGRVMFEIDGVSEDVAQEALRLAAMKLPIKTRVVVREDW, from the coding sequence ATGCTACAACCAAAGCGTACTAAATTCCGCAAGCAGCACAAAGGTCGGATCAAAGGTCTGGCAAAGGGCGGGTCTGACCTGAACTTTGGCACCTACGGTCTGAAGGCTCTCGAGCCCGAGCGGGTAACCGCACGCCAGATCGAAGCTGCTCGTCGTGCCATGACGCGTCACATGAAACGTCAAGGCCGTGTCTGGATCCGTATTTTCCCGGATGTACCTGTCACCGCAAAGCCCATCGAAGTTCGTATGGGTAAAGGTAAAGGTTCCGTGGATCGTTGGGTCTGCAAGGTCAAGCCAGGCCGTGTAATGTTCGAGATCGACGGTGTCTCCGAGGACGTTGCACAAGAAGCTCTGCGTCTTGCCGCGATGAAGCTGCCGATCAAAACGCGCGTCGTTGTTCGCGAAGATTGGTAA
- a CDS encoding TIGR02466 family protein, whose product MSQIESLFVTRLYRAALSEHGQPVDPSELEAACLSIAEDDEAGQEWCEEHDFPGYTSYASLTDLPWRFPIFKTVRKALDKHVKAFAKDLAFDLDGRKLKLEDIWINILPEGGIHTAHIHPHSVISGTTYVAMPEGTSALKLEDPRLPMMMAAPGRQKDAPQELRQFVYAKPVVGDVLLWESWLRHEVPMNMSEEDRISVSFNYAWG is encoded by the coding sequence ATGTCACAGATAGAATCCCTTTTCGTCACCCGCCTTTACCGCGCCGCTTTGTCAGAGCACGGTCAACCCGTCGACCCGTCCGAGCTTGAGGCCGCGTGCCTGTCCATCGCCGAGGATGACGAGGCCGGCCAGGAGTGGTGCGAGGAACATGATTTCCCCGGCTACACCAGCTATGCGTCGTTGACGGATCTGCCATGGCGGTTCCCGATCTTTAAGACGGTCAGAAAAGCGCTGGATAAACACGTCAAAGCCTTTGCCAAGGATCTGGCGTTTGATCTGGACGGGCGCAAGCTCAAGCTTGAAGACATCTGGATCAATATCCTGCCCGAGGGCGGCATCCATACGGCGCATATCCACCCGCATTCGGTCATCTCTGGCACAACCTATGTGGCGATGCCCGAAGGGACCAGTGCGCTCAAGCTCGAAGATCCGCGTCTGCCAATGATGATGGCAGCCCCCGGTCGCCAAAAAGACGCACCCCAAGAGCTGCGCCAGTTCGTTTATGCAAAGCCCGTCGTCGGTGACGTGCTGCTCTGGGAAAGCTGGCTGCGCCACGAGGTGCCGATGAACATGTCCGAAGAAGACCGTATTTCGGTCTCATTCAACTACGCCTGGGGTTAA